Proteins from one Bradyrhizobium amphicarpaeae genomic window:
- a CDS encoding alpha/beta fold hydrolase — MKRGIAVLVSVSALCGIAYFTASKWAIKHETITFYDASRDNRPVPVDIAVRRDKEMQANAGMITLPVAVINHGNTVKNTEYGFLANIFAARGYMVLSPQHDLPTDPPMVTKPGELYVGRLPQILRGVANIHLAMQEMKKVQPNADYDKVTMVGHSMGGDITMYFAKQYPDEVKKVVTLDNLRVPFVTAGKFKILSFRSQDPQFKTDAGVIPTDEECEKAGIQVVKTEFQHNDMRDTGPDVAKNSIQGMLDKFLSATDSQVAPVDTQSSPPKILEPGPVALMAPAKS; from the coding sequence ATGAAGCGTGGAATTGCCGTTCTGGTTTCGGTCAGTGCTCTCTGCGGCATCGCCTATTTCACGGCGAGCAAGTGGGCGATCAAGCACGAGACCATCACCTTCTACGACGCCTCGCGCGATAATCGCCCGGTGCCCGTCGACATCGCGGTGCGTCGTGACAAGGAAATGCAGGCCAATGCCGGCATGATCACGCTGCCGGTCGCAGTGATCAATCACGGCAACACCGTCAAGAACACCGAGTACGGCTTCCTCGCCAACATCTTCGCTGCGCGCGGCTACATGGTCCTGAGCCCGCAGCACGATCTGCCGACCGATCCCCCAATGGTGACCAAGCCCGGCGAGCTCTATGTCGGCCGCCTGCCGCAGATCCTGCGCGGCGTCGCCAACATCCATCTCGCGATGCAGGAGATGAAGAAGGTTCAGCCCAACGCCGACTACGACAAGGTGACGATGGTCGGCCATTCCATGGGCGGCGACATCACGATGTACTTCGCCAAGCAGTATCCGGATGAGGTCAAGAAGGTCGTCACGCTCGACAATCTCCGCGTGCCCTTCGTCACCGCCGGCAAGTTCAAGATCCTGTCGTTCCGCTCGCAGGATCCGCAGTTCAAGACCGATGCGGGCGTGATCCCGACCGACGAGGAATGCGAGAAGGCCGGCATCCAGGTCGTGAAGACCGAATTCCAGCACAACGACATGCGCGACACCGGTCCGGATGTCGCCAAGAACTCGATCCAGGGCATGCTCGACAAATTCCTGAGCGCGACCGACAGCCAAGTCGCGCCGGTCGACACGCAATCCTCGCCGCCCAAGATTCTCGAGCCCGGTCCGGTCGCCTTGATGGCGCCTGCCAAGAGCTGA
- a CDS encoding division plane positioning ATPase MipZ, with protein sequence MLLQASQGQSGSAHVVVLGNEKGGSGKSTTALHIAVALLKAGQRVATIDLDCRQQSFTHYIGNRAAWARRTKLDLELPVHRCIKLGETMQIAENENSEFQQFMEAVSAVESSFDFIVIDTPGTDSYLMRLAHSMADTLVTPINDSFLDFDVLGTVDPANYAVTGESHYAEMVRDVRRKRRQLDGSTTDWIVVRNRLSMLGSRNKQLVAEGLKDLSLRLGFRYVDGFAERVVYREFFPRGLTALDEIDEATLGMRPNLGHLTAREEVTSLLRQLKLPLDERGRRRAANRAEWFNQVDKPLEVHDILGA encoded by the coding sequence ATGCTTTTGCAGGCTAGCCAAGGCCAATCCGGCTCGGCTCATGTGGTCGTGCTCGGCAACGAGAAGGGCGGCTCCGGCAAGTCGACCACCGCCCTGCACATCGCGGTTGCGCTCCTCAAGGCCGGCCAGCGCGTCGCCACCATCGATCTCGACTGCCGTCAGCAGAGCTTCACGCACTACATCGGCAACCGTGCCGCCTGGGCCCGCCGCACCAAGCTCGACCTCGAACTGCCGGTCCATCGCTGCATCAAGCTCGGCGAGACCATGCAGATCGCCGAGAACGAGAATTCCGAGTTCCAGCAATTCATGGAGGCGGTTTCGGCGGTCGAGAGCAGCTTCGACTTCATCGTCATCGATACGCCTGGCACCGACAGCTATCTGATGCGGCTTGCGCACTCGATGGCCGACACGCTGGTCACGCCGATCAACGACAGCTTCCTGGATTTCGACGTACTCGGCACCGTCGATCCCGCCAATTACGCGGTGACGGGCGAGAGCCATTACGCCGAGATGGTGCGCGACGTCAGGCGCAAGCGCCGCCAGCTCGACGGCTCGACCACCGACTGGATCGTCGTGCGCAATCGCCTGTCGATGCTCGGCTCGCGCAACAAGCAGCTGGTCGCCGAGGGATTGAAGGATCTGTCGCTGCGGCTCGGCTTCCGCTACGTCGACGGCTTCGCCGAACGCGTCGTCTATCGCGAATTTTTCCCGCGCGGCCTGACCGCCCTCGACGAGATCGACGAGGCCACGCTCGGCATGCGGCCCAATCTCGGCCATCTCACCGCACGGGAGGAGGTGACGAGCCTGCTCCGCCAGCTCAAGCTGCCGCTGGACGAGCGCGGCCGCCGCCGCGCCGCCAACCGGGCCGAGTGGTTCAACCAGGTCGACAAGCCGCTCGAGGTCCACGACATCCTCGGCGCCTGA
- the panC gene encoding pantoate--beta-alanine ligase, which translates to MSASPLIARTVPALRRAVDNLRKRKATIALVPTMGALHDGHVSLVRLAKRRASRVVVSIFVNPTQFAPTEDFGAYPRTWKADIAKLAAEDVDIVWHPGVEAMYPKGFATRIVPEGPALAGLEDRFRPHFFGGVATVVGKLFTQVRPDFAIFGEKDFQQLRVVTQMARDLDLGVKVVGSRTVRERDGLAMSSRNVYLSPEERQTAAILYRAMKDSAGRIRAGEAIAPAMRRGAATIEAAGFALDYYEARHAETLAPVTSRKDGPLRILVAAKLGTTRLIDNIAV; encoded by the coding sequence ATGTCAGCAAGCCCCTTGATCGCCCGCACGGTCCCGGCCTTGCGCCGCGCCGTCGACAATCTCCGCAAGCGAAAGGCTACCATCGCACTGGTGCCGACCATGGGGGCCCTCCATGACGGGCATGTGTCTCTCGTCCGCCTCGCCAAGCGGCGCGCCAGCCGCGTCGTGGTCTCGATCTTCGTCAACCCGACCCAGTTCGCCCCGACCGAGGACTTTGGCGCCTATCCACGTACCTGGAAGGCCGACATCGCCAAGCTCGCGGCCGAGGATGTCGATATCGTCTGGCACCCCGGCGTCGAGGCGATGTATCCGAAGGGCTTTGCCACCCGCATCGTGCCGGAGGGACCGGCGCTCGCCGGCCTCGAGGACCGCTTCCGCCCGCATTTCTTCGGCGGCGTCGCCACCGTCGTCGGCAAGCTGTTCACGCAAGTCAGGCCGGACTTCGCGATCTTCGGCGAAAAGGACTTTCAGCAATTGCGGGTGGTGACGCAGATGGCGCGCGACCTCGACCTCGGGGTGAAGGTCGTCGGCTCACGCACGGTGCGCGAGCGCGACGGACTCGCGATGTCCTCGCGCAACGTCTATCTGTCGCCCGAGGAGCGGCAGACCGCCGCCATCCTCTACCGTGCCATGAAGGACAGTGCCGGCCGCATCCGTGCCGGCGAAGCCATCGCGCCAGCCATGAGGCGTGGCGCCGCGACGATCGAGGCGGCCGGCTTTGCGCTCGACTATTACGAGGCGCGCCATGCCGAGACGCTGGCGCCGGTCACCTCGCGCAAGGACGGCCCGTTGCGGATCCTGGTCGCCGCCAAGCTCGGCACGACCCGACTGATCGACAATATCGCGGTTTAG
- a CDS encoding DUF1489 family protein, protein MPLHLIKLAVGCDSVKELKEWIAERMQTAKKKGLPQHHIHITRMVPKRDAEILAGGSLYWVIKGEIAAREKIIGIEPFRDKDGIGRCRIVMQPKVVSVSPRPMRPFQGWRYLTDDSVPPDLGKSAAGSIAAMPEPMRRELRDLGLL, encoded by the coding sequence ATGCCGCTACATCTGATCAAGCTCGCCGTCGGCTGCGACTCCGTCAAGGAACTGAAGGAGTGGATCGCCGAACGGATGCAGACCGCCAAGAAGAAGGGTCTGCCGCAACATCACATCCACATCACCCGCATGGTCCCCAAGCGCGACGCCGAGATCCTGGCGGGCGGGTCGCTTTATTGGGTGATCAAGGGCGAGATCGCCGCGCGGGAAAAGATCATCGGCATCGAGCCGTTCCGCGACAAGGACGGGATCGGGCGCTGCCGCATCGTGATGCAGCCGAAGGTCGTCTCGGTGTCGCCGCGGCCGATGCGTCCGTTCCAGGGCTGGCGCTATCTCACCGATGACTCCGTGCCGCCCGATCTCGGCAAATCCGCCGCCGGCTCGATCGCGGCGATGCCTGAGCCGATGCGGCGCGAATTGCGCGATCTGGGGCTGCTCTAA
- a CDS encoding glutathione S-transferase family protein, translating to MAALKLAIGNKNYSSWSMRPWLALRANDIPFVETLIPLYTDNPADKEQILSFSRAGKVPVLVDGDVTVWDSLAIIEYIAERYPEVKLWPDDVAARAHARSVCAEMHSGFVPLRSECGMNLHRPIRPVALSADAKANVARIEEIWRECRTRYGATGPFLFGRFGAADAMYAPVVHRLRTYAIDVAPDTKAYMETMMALPAFQEWTRDGLAETLVIAKFEDA from the coding sequence ATGGCTGCGCTGAAACTCGCGATCGGCAACAAGAACTACTCGTCATGGTCGATGCGGCCCTGGCTCGCGCTTCGCGCCAACGACATCCCGTTCGTGGAGACGCTGATCCCGCTCTACACCGACAATCCCGCAGACAAGGAGCAGATCCTGTCCTTCAGCCGTGCCGGCAAGGTGCCGGTGCTGGTCGACGGCGACGTCACCGTGTGGGATTCGCTTGCCATCATCGAATACATCGCCGAGCGCTATCCAGAGGTAAAGCTGTGGCCCGACGACGTCGCCGCGCGCGCGCATGCCCGATCGGTATGCGCCGAGATGCATTCCGGCTTCGTGCCGCTGCGCAGTGAATGCGGCATGAACCTGCACCGGCCGATCCGGCCCGTGGCGCTGTCGGCCGATGCCAAGGCCAACGTCGCGCGCATCGAGGAGATCTGGCGGGAATGTCGCACGCGCTACGGCGCCACGGGTCCATTCCTGTTCGGCCGCTTCGGCGCGGCGGACGCGATGTACGCGCCGGTCGTGCACCGCTTGCGCACCTATGCGATCGACGTCGCGCCGGACACCAAGGCTTACATGGAGACGATGATGGCGCTGCCGGCGTTCCAGGAATGGACCCGCGACGGGCTGGCCGAAACCCTCGTGATTGCGAAGTTCGAGGACGCCTGA
- a CDS encoding aldo/keto reductase: MLFVEANGARIPSIGLGTWELSGRPAARVVEQALRLGYRHIDTAQAYDNEREVGDGLRASGVRRDDVFLTTKVWTNHFAPHDLERSVKESLARLRLPSVDLLLLHWPNSHVPLAETLGALSHAKTMGLTRHIGVSNFTVALIEQAVALSPEPLVCNQVEYHPYLDQSKVRAACDQHGLALVAYSPIARGRIKSDQTLGEIGRAHHKSPAQVCLRWLVQQNVAAIPRTSRVERLSENIEIFDFELSEDEMSRIAALASPKGRLTDFGFAPKWD, from the coding sequence ATGCTGTTCGTCGAGGCCAATGGTGCACGGATCCCGTCGATCGGGCTCGGGACCTGGGAGCTGAGCGGAAGGCCTGCCGCGCGCGTGGTCGAGCAGGCGCTGCGGCTCGGCTATCGCCACATCGACACCGCGCAGGCCTACGACAATGAACGCGAGGTCGGCGACGGCTTGCGCGCCTCGGGCGTGCGCCGTGACGACGTCTTCCTCACCACCAAGGTCTGGACCAACCATTTCGCGCCCCACGATCTCGAGCGCTCGGTCAAGGAGAGCCTGGCCCGGTTGCGGCTTCCCTCCGTCGACCTGTTGCTGTTGCACTGGCCCAATTCGCACGTGCCGCTGGCGGAGACGCTGGGCGCGCTGTCGCATGCCAAGACGATGGGCCTGACCCGTCACATCGGCGTCTCCAATTTCACGGTGGCGCTGATCGAGCAGGCGGTCGCGCTGTCGCCGGAGCCACTGGTCTGCAACCAGGTCGAATACCACCCCTATCTGGACCAGTCGAAGGTGAGGGCGGCCTGCGACCAGCACGGGCTTGCACTCGTCGCCTACAGCCCGATCGCCAGAGGGCGCATCAAGTCGGACCAGACGCTGGGCGAGATCGGACGCGCCCACCACAAGTCGCCGGCCCAGGTCTGCCTGCGTTGGCTGGTGCAGCAGAATGTCGCTGCGATCCCGCGCACCTCGCGCGTCGAACGCCTGTCCGAGAACATCGAGATATTCGATTTCGAGCTGTCGGAGGACGAGATGAGCCGGATCGCCGCACTCGCCAGTCCGAAGGGCCGCCTGACCGACTTCGGCTTCGCCCCGAAATGGGATTGA
- a CDS encoding helix-turn-helix domain-containing protein — MGMRVRLKADGRIVEVRDGQEFPVQPSPVESTITAAPADTSSLAVRDLRRRACLTQMEFAAKLGVPVETIRNWEQGKRAPRGPARALLAVIAHAPDTVFQALAKA; from the coding sequence ATGGGCATGCGTGTGCGATTGAAGGCAGACGGACGGATTGTCGAGGTGCGGGACGGACAGGAATTTCCGGTCCAGCCGTCTCCGGTCGAGTCCACGATCACTGCCGCGCCGGCCGACACCTCTTCGCTGGCGGTGCGCGATTTGCGCCGCCGCGCCTGCCTGACCCAAATGGAGTTCGCCGCCAAGCTCGGCGTTCCCGTCGAGACCATCCGCAACTGGGAGCAGGGCAAGCGCGCCCCGCGGGGACCGGCCCGCGCGCTGCTCGCGGTGATCGCGCACGCCCCGGATACGGTGTTCCAGGCGCTCGCCAAAGCCTGA
- the mgtE gene encoding magnesium transporter has product MDERMDGAPTAADSVLDHVPMRNEDGDIRHEFVEEIAHAIKAGDSASLRACVAELHEADLGDLIGALEPDDRVRLVELTGADFDFSALNEVDEGVREEILDELPPETVAEGVRELESDDAVELLETLDEAEQEEILEKLPLKERVALERSLLYPENSAGRRMQTEFIAVPQDFTVGQAIDYMRETPDLPDRFYEIYVVDKDQHWQGAVSLDVLLRARRPVPLTELTDEDRRRVSVLEDQEEVARLFGKYNLVAAPVLDTQDRLVGVITVDDVVDVIEEEADEDLKALGGVTSDEELSDTVFTIARARFNWLLVNLATAFLASSVLGLFEGQLEKMVALAVLAPIVASQGGNAATQTMTVAVRALATRELGASNAWRVVMREGMVGLVNGLAFAVITGIAAVAWFRIPGLGIVIGLAMVCNLIAGALGGILIPMALERVRADPAVASGTFVTTVTDVVGFFSFLGIATLWFGLR; this is encoded by the coding sequence ATGGATGAACGTATGGACGGTGCCCCGACCGCTGCGGATTCGGTACTCGACCACGTGCCGATGCGCAATGAAGACGGCGATATCAGGCACGAATTCGTCGAGGAAATCGCCCATGCGATCAAGGCCGGCGACAGCGCCTCGTTGCGCGCCTGCGTCGCCGAGCTGCACGAGGCCGATCTCGGCGATCTCATCGGCGCCCTCGAGCCCGACGACCGGGTCCGCCTGGTCGAGCTGACCGGGGCCGACTTCGACTTCTCCGCGCTGAACGAGGTCGACGAGGGCGTCCGCGAGGAGATCCTGGACGAGCTGCCGCCGGAGACGGTCGCCGAGGGCGTCCGCGAGCTCGAATCCGACGACGCGGTGGAGTTGCTGGAAACCCTCGACGAGGCCGAGCAGGAGGAAATCCTCGAAAAGCTGCCGCTCAAGGAGCGCGTCGCGCTCGAACGCAGCCTGCTGTATCCGGAGAATTCGGCCGGCCGCCGGATGCAGACCGAGTTCATCGCGGTGCCCCAGGATTTCACCGTGGGCCAGGCGATCGACTACATGCGCGAGACGCCGGATCTGCCGGACCGCTTCTACGAGATCTACGTCGTCGACAAGGACCAGCACTGGCAGGGCGCGGTCTCGCTCGACGTGCTGCTGCGGGCGCGCCGCCCGGTGCCGCTCACCGAACTGACCGACGAGGATCGCCGCCGCGTCTCCGTCCTGGAGGACCAGGAGGAGGTGGCGCGCCTGTTCGGCAAGTACAATCTCGTCGCGGCTCCCGTGCTCGACACCCAGGATCGCCTCGTCGGCGTCATCACCGTCGACGACGTCGTCGACGTCATCGAGGAGGAGGCGGACGAGGACCTCAAGGCGCTCGGCGGCGTCACCAGCGACGAAGAACTGTCCGACACCGTGTTCACCATTGCACGCGCGCGGTTCAACTGGCTGCTGGTCAATCTCGCCACCGCCTTCCTGGCGTCCTCCGTGCTCGGCCTGTTCGAGGGGCAGCTGGAGAAGATGGTCGCGCTCGCCGTGCTGGCGCCGATCGTCGCAAGCCAGGGCGGCAATGCCGCCACCCAGACCATGACGGTGGCGGTGCGGGCGCTGGCGACGCGCGAACTCGGCGCTTCCAACGCCTGGCGCGTGGTGATGCGCGAAGGCATGGTCGGTCTCGTCAACGGGCTCGCCTTTGCCGTGATCACGGGGATCGCGGCGGTGGCCTGGTTCAGGATCCCGGGCCTCGGCATCGTCATCGGGCTTGCGATGGTGTGCAACCTGATCGCCGGCGCGCTCGGCGGCATCCTGATCCCGATGGCACTCGAACGCGTCAGGGCCGACCCGGCCGTGGCCTCGGGCACGTTCGTCACCACCGTGACCGATGTGGTCGGGTTCTTCTCCTTCCTCGGCATTGCGACGCTGTGGTTCGGGTTGAGGTAG
- a CDS encoding polysaccharide deacetylase family protein: protein MSLGAVLAASVGVASAVAAECPRKDALGTSRVLSVDARTTPRVGLKSFPQTLPLADHEVVLTFDDGPNPPTTSKVLAALAQECVRATFFLIGLHASQQPDMVKRIAREGHTIGHHTFSHPFMARIPFDKAKSEIDRGIAADEMALHGTSTTTPSTPFFRFPYFEATQAQLDLLQSRGIVVFGADLWASDWNEMTPEQELKLVTERLAAAGKGIILFHDPKARTAAIMPAFLRYLRENGFRIVHIVPSGTTQKNADAR from the coding sequence ATGTCGCTGGGCGCAGTCCTCGCTGCCTCGGTCGGCGTCGCTTCGGCAGTGGCCGCCGAGTGTCCGCGCAAGGACGCGCTCGGCACCTCGCGCGTGCTGAGCGTCGATGCCAGGACCACGCCGCGCGTGGGCCTGAAGAGCTTTCCGCAGACGCTGCCGCTCGCCGATCACGAGGTCGTGCTGACATTCGACGACGGGCCGAACCCGCCGACGACGTCGAAGGTGCTGGCGGCGCTGGCGCAGGAATGCGTGCGCGCGACCTTCTTCCTGATCGGATTACACGCCAGCCAGCAGCCGGACATGGTCAAGCGCATCGCCCGCGAGGGCCACACCATCGGCCACCACACCTTCTCGCACCCGTTCATGGCGCGGATCCCGTTCGACAAGGCGAAGAGCGAGATCGACCGCGGCATCGCGGCCGACGAGATGGCACTGCACGGCACCTCGACGACGACGCCCTCGACGCCGTTCTTCCGCTTTCCCTATTTCGAGGCGACGCAAGCGCAGCTCGACCTGCTCCAGTCGCGCGGCATCGTGGTGTTCGGCGCCGACCTCTGGGCCAGCGACTGGAACGAGATGACGCCGGAGCAGGAACTGAAGCTGGTCACGGAGCGCCTTGCGGCGGCCGGCAAGGGCATCATCCTGTTTCACGACCCCAAGGCGCGCACCGCCGCGATCATGCCGGCCTTCCTGCGGTATCTGCGCGAGAACGGCTTCCGGATCGTCCACATCGTACCGTCGGGCACGACACAGAAGAACGCCGACGCGCGCTGA
- a CDS encoding polysaccharide deacetylase family protein produces the protein MIGSGVVVRTRSWIVLCLGFLTVSAPAALAAECPGHPDALGTSRTLVVDPREHPRIGTMQYRETLPLKDHEVVLTFDDGPLPKYSNQVLKMLDDECIKATFFIIGSQAKANPEGVRKLVAAGHTVGTHSMNHPLTFNRMPAEKFEPEINGGIEWTSAAMTDPSKLAPFFRIPGLMRAEGVEDYLISRGIQVWSADFPADDWRHVSSDRVYQLAMQRLEAKGKGILLLHDIQARTVAALPKIIRDLKARGYRIVHVVPATAERPATPTTAVEWLLHPPTETVPIARWPSVPSFVFTQTRTLPAPSLADLNAQTEHQPLLPRRTKGQMDVASALPVPGRALFAIPEGSVDVLLSTTLSRRAAARLAMAAETPHAARGKTAKGKAAGLQGRRHIAHAAAAAPKPAAQAKSATPRSTRVATSMKKRA, from the coding sequence ATGATCGGAAGTGGCGTTGTCGTGCGGACGCGATCGTGGATCGTCCTTTGCCTCGGATTCCTGACGGTCAGTGCACCGGCGGCGCTTGCGGCCGAGTGTCCGGGCCATCCAGATGCGCTCGGGACCTCTCGCACCCTGGTGGTCGATCCGCGCGAGCATCCGCGGATCGGCACCATGCAGTACCGCGAGACGCTGCCCCTGAAGGACCATGAGGTCGTCCTGACCTTCGACGACGGTCCTCTGCCGAAATATTCCAATCAGGTCCTCAAGATGCTCGACGACGAGTGCATCAAGGCGACCTTCTTCATCATCGGCAGCCAGGCCAAGGCGAACCCCGAAGGCGTGCGCAAGCTGGTGGCGGCGGGCCACACCGTCGGCACCCACAGCATGAACCATCCGCTGACCTTCAACCGAATGCCGGCCGAAAAATTCGAACCCGAGATCAACGGCGGCATCGAGTGGACCTCGGCCGCGATGACCGATCCGTCCAAGCTGGCGCCGTTCTTCCGCATTCCCGGCCTGATGCGCGCCGAGGGCGTCGAGGACTATCTGATCTCGCGTGGCATCCAGGTGTGGAGCGCCGACTTCCCGGCCGACGACTGGCGCCATGTGTCGTCCGACCGCGTCTATCAACTCGCGATGCAGCGGCTGGAGGCCAAGGGCAAGGGCATCTTGCTGCTGCACGACATCCAGGCCCGCACGGTCGCGGCGCTGCCAAAAATCATCCGCGACCTCAAGGCGCGCGGCTATCGCATCGTGCATGTGGTGCCCGCGACCGCCGAGCGGCCGGCGACGCCGACCACGGCGGTGGAATGGCTGCTGCATCCGCCGACCGAGACCGTGCCGATCGCGCGCTGGCCTTCCGTTCCGAGCTTCGTGTTTACGCAGACCAGGACGCTGCCGGCGCCCTCGCTCGCCGACCTCAATGCGCAGACCGAGCATCAGCCGCTGCTGCCGCGCCGGACCAAGGGGCAGATGGACGTCGCGTCCGCCCTGCCCGTGCCCGGCCGCGCCCTGTTTGCGATTCCCGAGGGCTCGGTCGACGTGCTGCTGTCGACGACATTGTCGCGGCGTGCCGCGGCGCGGCTGGCAATGGCCGCGGAGACGCCGCATGCGGCCAGGGGCAAGACGGCTAAGGGCAAGGCAGCCGGGCTCCAGGGCCGGCGGCACATCGCGCATGCGGCAGCGGCCGCACCAAAGCCTGCCGCGCAAGCCAAGAGCGCGACGCCGCGCTCGACCCGCGTCGCCACCAGCATGAAGAAGCGCGCCTAA
- a CDS encoding ABC transporter substrate-binding protein, giving the protein MSLGFILALGSAALAERSAAADFSGGVIKLGIINDQSGPLSDNSGPGSVVAAKLAIEDFQKATPDVKVEIVVADHQNKPDIGAQIVRKWFDVDGVDMVADVGNSAVALAIQSIARDKNKIVVYSAVGTTEIGGKQCSPTGLMWLHDNYNLVSGSVRRLVSQGYDSWFFIAADYAFGRNMVEVSQRVLAEGKAKSLGSVFHPLGNADYGSFLLQAQASKAKVVAFANAGEQLVTVMKQWHEFGMNVGTQKPVAELMFLTDVHAMGVETAKGLTTVTAWYWALNDETRAFGERFYKLHKAMPTAPQAAVYSAVLQYLRAAAAAGTDETNAVLDKMRAMPVDDFYARGARLRADNKLVHDFYLVEVKKPADVKTPWDYYNVVEKIPAADAFMPLSESECPLLKASRN; this is encoded by the coding sequence TTGAGCTTGGGCTTCATCCTGGCGCTGGGTTCGGCAGCACTGGCGGAGCGGAGTGCGGCGGCCGACTTCTCCGGCGGGGTCATCAAGCTCGGCATCATCAACGACCAGTCCGGGCCACTGTCGGACAATTCCGGACCGGGCTCCGTCGTCGCCGCGAAGCTGGCCATCGAGGATTTCCAGAAGGCGACCCCGGATGTCAAGGTCGAGATCGTCGTCGCCGACCATCAGAACAAGCCTGACATCGGCGCCCAGATCGTCCGCAAATGGTTCGACGTCGACGGCGTCGACATGGTCGCCGACGTCGGCAATTCGGCGGTGGCTCTCGCCATCCAGTCGATCGCGCGCGACAAGAACAAGATCGTGGTCTATTCCGCCGTCGGCACCACGGAGATCGGCGGCAAGCAATGTTCGCCGACCGGATTGATGTGGCTGCACGACAATTACAATCTCGTCTCCGGATCGGTTCGCAGGCTGGTGTCGCAAGGCTACGACAGCTGGTTCTTCATCGCGGCCGACTACGCCTTCGGACGCAACATGGTCGAGGTGTCCCAGCGTGTGCTTGCGGAAGGAAAGGCGAAGTCGCTCGGTTCCGTCTTTCATCCGCTCGGAAACGCCGATTACGGTTCGTTCCTGCTGCAGGCCCAGGCCTCGAAGGCCAAGGTCGTCGCCTTTGCCAATGCCGGTGAGCAGCTCGTGACCGTCATGAAGCAATGGCACGAATTCGGCATGAACGTCGGGACCCAGAAACCCGTCGCCGAGCTGATGTTCCTGACCGACGTGCACGCCATGGGCGTCGAAACCGCCAAGGGACTGACGACCGTGACCGCCTGGTACTGGGCCCTGAACGACGAGACACGCGCGTTCGGCGAGCGATTCTACAAGCTCCACAAGGCCATGCCGACCGCGCCGCAGGCCGCCGTCTACTCCGCGGTGCTGCAATATCTGCGAGCGGCCGCGGCCGCTGGAACGGACGAGACCAACGCGGTGCTCGACAAGATGCGCGCGATGCCGGTCGACGATTTCTACGCCCGCGGCGCGCGGCTGCGCGCCGACAACAAGCTGGTGCACGATTTCTATCTCGTCGAGGTCAAGAAGCCCGCGGACGTGAAGACGCCGTGGGACTATTACAACGTCGTCGAGAAGATACCTGCAGCGGACGCCTTCATGCCGCTCAGCGAGAGCGAATGCCCGTTGCTCAAGGCGTCACGAAACTAG
- a CDS encoding DJ-1/PfpI family protein translates to MSGPLQIGLLVFPRVTQLDLTGPAQVFSSMPDVTVHLVWKRIEPVPSDSVIALTPTVTFADCPQLDVICVPGGYGTDELMLDEEVLAFLRKQERGAKYLTSVCTGSLVLGAAGLLKGYRAATHWTARDALPMFGAELSLERVCIDRNRMTGGGITAGIDFALTLVAMLRGRDAAEMIQLRMEYNPAPPFAAGSPDTAPAAIVAAMKERVAPAQARRLEFVRKALQQQG, encoded by the coding sequence ATGTCGGGCCCGTTGCAGATCGGTCTTCTGGTTTTTCCGCGTGTCACCCAGCTCGATCTCACCGGTCCCGCCCAGGTCTTCTCCAGCATGCCCGACGTGACGGTGCATCTGGTCTGGAAACGCATCGAGCCCGTGCCGAGCGATTCCGTGATCGCGCTGACGCCGACCGTCACGTTCGCGGATTGCCCGCAGCTCGACGTGATCTGCGTTCCCGGCGGCTACGGCACCGACGAGCTGATGCTGGACGAGGAGGTCCTGGCCTTTCTGCGAAAGCAGGAGCGCGGCGCGAAATATTTGACCTCGGTCTGCACCGGCTCGCTCGTGCTCGGTGCCGCCGGTCTGTTGAAGGGATATCGCGCGGCGACGCACTGGACGGCGCGGGATGCGCTGCCGATGTTCGGAGCCGAGCTGTCGCTGGAGCGGGTCTGCATCGACCGCAATCGCATGACCGGCGGCGGCATCACCGCCGGCATCGACTTCGCGCTCACTTTAGTGGCGATGCTGCGCGGCCGTGATGCGGCGGAGATGATCCAGCTGCGGATGGAATACAATCCTGCTCCGCCCTTTGCCGCCGGCTCGCCGGACACGGCGCCCGCCGCAATCGTCGCTGCCATGAAGGAACGGGTTGCGCCTGCGCAGGCGCGCCGGCTGGAGTTCGTCAGGAAGGCCCTCCAGCAGCAGGGATAG